Proteins from a single region of Apium graveolens cultivar Ventura chromosome 7, ASM990537v1, whole genome shotgun sequence:
- the LOC141675134 gene encoding VQ motif-containing protein 20-like yields the protein MSPTPTTFSNKHAKKETHANMCPLSSLKINKDSHFIKKSPSMSSSSSSPMSNGVAAATAKPQQRQPVIIYTHSPKIIQTHPRDFMALVQKLTGLSKSEKDQAATKSPKIEPNEEDHRNHHNINKNPNKGIMISDDNESTSVITDENGSNSMGDGHVNSCFVPPVFDHPNPCFNNIPFFQTNNYDLLCSSNQPYYNYNQHDPMYFMPNIRSFSSYPALEGLKEFPDHFQ from the coding sequence ATGAGTCCCACTCCTACCACATTTAGCAACAAACATGCAAAGAAAGAGACTCATGCAAATATGTGTCCATTATCATCCCTAAAAATCAACAAAGATtctcatttcatcaaaaaatcacCCTCAATGTCGTCGTCCTCGTCCTCACCCATGTCAAACGGTGTCGCTGCTGCGACTGCAAAGCCGCAGCAACGACAACCGGTAATTATCTACACACATTCTCCAAAAATCATCCAAACGCATCCACGTGACTTCATGGCATTGGTGCAAAAGCTAACCGGCCTATCCAAATCCGAAAAGGATCAAGCAGCTACAAAATCTCCAAAAATCGAGCCGAACGAGGAGGATCATCGGAATCATCACAACATCAACAAGAACCCTAATAAGGGTATCATGATCAGCGATGACAACGAATCGACATCAGTCATTACAGATGAGAATGGAAGCAATTCAATGGGAGATGGACATGTCAATTCATGTTTTGTGCCCCCAGTTTTTGATCATCCAAACCCTTGTTTTAACAACATCCCATTTTTTCAAACAAACAATTATGATTTATTATGCTCATCAAATCAACCTTACTATAACTATAACCAACATGATCCCATGTACTTCATGCCTAATATCAGATCTTTTTCATCTTATCCAGCATTGGAAGGGTTGAAAGAGTTTCCTGATCATTTCCAATGA
- the LOC141675103 gene encoding fructose-1,6-bisphosphatase, chloroplastic-like codes for MTMAKAISTSSTNFLSSSRSITSLSPTILYPSQSYKHHTFTQNSGFRVRCEAVEVAAATKPVNIKKKNRYEIENLTTWLLKQEQAGHIDAELTIVLSSISLACKQIASLLQRSSIINLTGAQGTINIQGEDQKKLDVISNELFCNCLRSSGRTGIIASEEEDVPVAVEETYSGNYIVVFDPIDGSANIDIALTTGSIFGIYGPDEQCLVDYDEDTLDEAKQKCIISVCQPGNNLVAAGYCLYSSSVVFTLSIGNGVHGFTLDPAYGEFVLTHEDIKIPNPGRKIYSFNEGNYDLWDDKLKTYLDHLRQPTSNGKPYSGRYIGCLVGEIHRMLLYGGIYGNPDNKNAKNGNLRLLYECAPMSYLIEQAGGKATDGHQRILDIVPMQVHQRTPIYIGSADEIEKLEKYLE; via the exons ATGACAATGGCCAAAGCAATATCAACTTCATCAACCAATTTCTTGTCGAGTTCCAGATCAATAACTAGTCTTTCCCCAACAATTCTTTACCCTTCACAGAGCTACAAGCATCACACATTCACACAAAACTCAGGTTTCAGAGTCCGCTGTGAGGCGGTTGAAGTTGCTGCAGCTACTAAACCAGTAAATATTAAGAAGAAAAATAGATATGAGATTGAAAATTTAACCACATGGTTGTTGAAGCAAGAACAAGCCGGCCATATAGACGCCGAGCTAACCATTGTACTGTCTAGCATTTCCTTGGCTTGCAAGCAAATTGCTTCTTTGCTACAAAGATCTAGCATTATCAACCTTACTGGTGCTCAAGGTACTATCAACATTCAAGGCGAAGATCAGAAGAAACTCGACGTTATCTCCAATGAG TTGTTCTGTAATTGCCTTAGATCGAGTGGGCGGACTGGAATTATAGCATCAGAGGAGGAAGATGTACCGGTTGCAGTTGAAGAGACGTATTCTGGAAACTACATTGTTGTCTTTGACCCCATTGATGGATCTGCAAACATCGATATTGCTTTAACCACAGGCTCAATCTTTGGAATTTATGGCCCTGATGAGCAATGTCTTGTCGACTATGATGAAGATACG CTCGACGAAGCAAAACAGAAGTGCATCATCAGTGTTTGTCAGCCAGGAAATAACTTAGTGGCAGCTGGCTATTGCTTGTACTCAAGCTCAGTGGTTTTCACACTCTCAATAGGAAATGGTGTGCATGGGTTCACCTTAGATCCAGCATATGGGGAATTTGTTTTGACACATGAAGATATCAAGATACCAAACCCGGGAAGAAAGATTTATTCTTTTAATGAAGGAAACTATGATCTTTGGGATGATAAGCTCAAGACATACCTTGATCATTTGCGACAGCCAACTTCCAATGGCAAACCATACTCAGGACGTTATATTGGTTGCCTTGTTGGTGAAATTCATAGAATGCTTTTATATGGTGGCATCTACGGGAATCCTGACAATAAGAATGCCAAGAATGGGAATCTGAGGCTACTCTATGAGTGTGCACCAATGAGCTATTTGATAGAACAAGCTGGAGGAAAAGCAACAGATGGTCATCAGAGAATACTTGACATTGTGCCTATGCAG GTACACCAACGAACTCCAATTTACATCGGGAGTGCTGATGAAATCGAGAAACTAGAGAAGTACTTGGAATGA
- the LOC141671186 gene encoding uncharacterized protein LOC141671186, whose protein sequence is MFSEKGEMAIASKTRSMIEGFVKDGSFKWLARSRNSFDEDFEEMGKSSSDTSNWIAELSPIANAIVRRCSKILGLSTSKLREIFDDEAPDGIKESSQYARNFLEYCCFRALAMSTKLDDYLDDKLFRRLTFNMMIAWEFPAASSKSIPTIDEDASVGMDAFSRIAPAVPIISNVIISENLFEVLTTSAGGRLQFSSYDKYLLGLERGLRRLKSQTESSLLSALRSAREEKILEIDGTVTSQPVLQHLGISAWPGRLILTDHALYFEAHRVVSYDKANIYDLSKNLKQIVKTELTGPWGTRLFDKGISYKSNSLPEPVVMEFPELKGHSRRDYWLAVIREILLVHRFINKFQITGVERDEALMKAILGILRVHALREISSTVPLCYETLLMFNVCNQLPGGDLILEKLASMTTRKGERTNEAKAGTDMYSISALSMASNLGFAVGTSMDSPSKKDLVVGEISVGGLSPLRKAVEESRSSYKKVVLAQATVDGVKVDGIDTNMAVMQELLSPVFDVGNWLLSLAYWERPQKSSVFCLVSSYIIWREWLGYVVALLLVFFAVFMVVTRYCSEGKVSELKVIAPPPMNTMEQLLAVQNAVSQTEELIQEGNVVLLKLRALLLSAFPQASEKLAVSLLVTALVLFFVPFKYIMLLAFVGLFTMYSPPRRAHTERWMRRLREWWFSIPAAPVLLDRGKEDKKRK, encoded by the exons ATGTTTTCGGAGAAAGGGGAAATGGCTATAGCTAGCAAAACCAGAAGTATGATTGAAGGTTTTGTTAAAGATGGATCATTTAAGTGGTTGGCTAGAAGCCGGAATTCATTTGATGAGGACTTTGAAGAAATGGGAAAGTCTTCATCGGATACAAGTAATTGGATTGCAGAGCTATCTCCGATAGCAAATGCTATAGTCCGAAGATGCTCAAA AATACTAGGTCTTTCTACAAGTAAACTTCGGGAAATTTTTGATGATGAAGCTCCTGATGGTATAAAAGAGTCATCACAATATGCGCGCAACTTTTTGGAATACTGCTGCTTCAGGGCTTTGGCCATGTCTACAAAACTTGATGATTATTTGGATGATAAATTGTTTCGACGCCTTACATTTAATATGATGATTGCTTGGGAGTTTCCAGCTGCTTCTAGCAAATCGATCCCAACT ATAGATGAAGATGCTAGCGTTGGGATGGACGCATTTTCTCGAATTGCTCCAGCAGTGCCCATAATTTCCAATGTGATTATTAGCGAGAATCTGTTTGAGGTTCTTACCACGTCAGCTGGTGGCCGGCTACAGTTTTCCTCCTATGATAAATACCTTCTTGGATTGGAAAG GGGATTAAGAAGATTAAAGTCTCAAACAGAGTCCTCTCTTCTTTCGGCCTTACGATCAGCAAGAGAGGAAAAGATTCTGGAAATAGACGGGACAGTGACTAGCCAACCTGTTCTTCAACACTTGGGAATATCTGCATGGCCTG GTCGGTTGATTCTGACAGATCATGCTCTCTACTTTGAAGCTCACCGTGTCGTATCATATGACAAAGCGAACATATATGACCTGTCTAAAAATTTAAAACAGATTGTTAAAACTGAGTTGACAGGACCATGGGGAACTAGGCTTTTTGACAAGGGCATCTCATATAAATCAAATTCTTT ACCAGAGCCGGTTGTTATGGAGTTTCCTGAGCTTAAAGGACACAGTCGTCGTGACTATTGGTTAGCAGTTATACGCGAAATCTTACTTGTACACAGATTCATAAATAAGTTTCAAATAACTGGGGTTGAACGTGATGAGGCACTTATGAAAGCCATACTAGGTATTTTGCGGGTGCATGCCCTTAGAGAAATTAGTTCTACAGTTCCTCTTTGCTATGAGACTCTTCTTATGTTCAATGTTTGTAATCAACTACCGGGTGGAGACTTAATACTGGAAAAACTTGCAAGCATGACCACTAGAAAAGGAGAGAGGACTAATGAAGCAAAAGCTGGAACAGATATGTACTCAATATCAGCACTGTCTATGGCTTCGAATTTAGGGTTTGCAGTTGGAACAAGTATGGATAGTCCTAGCAAGAAAGATCTTGTCGTGGGTGAGATTTCGGTGGGAGGGTTGAGTCCATTGAGGAAGGCAGTTGAGGAATCTAGAAGTAGCTATAAAAAGGTGGTGCTTGCCCAGGCAACAGTTGATGGAGTCAAGGTTGATGGCATCGACACCAATATGGCTGTGATGCAG GAGTTACTGTCTCCTGTGTTTGATGTTGGTAATTGGCTGTTGTCTCTCGCATATTGGGAACGTCCTCAGAAGTCTTCAGTATTCTGTTTAGTTTCCTCGTATATCATCTGGAG GGAATGGCTGGGCTATGTCGTTGCATTACTTCTCGTCTTCTTTGCAGTCTTCATGGTTGTTACAAGGTACTGCAGTGAAGGAAAAGTTTCTGAACTCAAAGTTATAGCCCCGCCTCCAATGAACACTATGGAGCAGCTTTTGGCTGTTCAAAATGCTGTTTCACAAACAGAGGAGCTCATTCAGGAAGGAAATGTTGTTCTTCTTAAGCTTCGCGCCTTATTACTCTCTGCTTTCCCACAG GCAAGTGAGAAGTTGGCTGTTAGTCTTTTAGTAACAGCATTGGTTCTGTTTTTTGTACCCTTTAAATACATCATGTTACTGGCTTTTGTGGGGCTGTTTACGATGTATTCACCTCCTCGGAGAGCACATACAGAAAGATGGATGCGGCGTTTGAGAGAATGGTGGTTCAGCATTCCAGCAGCACCTGTTTTGCTTGACAGAGGTAAAGAAGATAAAAAGAGAAAGTAA